The following coding sequences lie in one Arachis hypogaea cultivar Tifrunner chromosome 9, arahy.Tifrunner.gnm2.J5K5, whole genome shotgun sequence genomic window:
- the LOC140175134 gene encoding uncharacterized protein, protein MIGLDGCFIKTPYGGQLLTAIGWDPNDQILPIAYAVVEAETKDSWRWFLLNPCDDLGVDKIRWCTFMSDQQKKKIPGVQLKMMMRKAAKATYHQEWEKRMKEIQLIDQSAYNHLMEIPAKWADNRQSIVTYAGKILPKINKKIEREFDKGGEWLAIYAGRDKYEVSSSQGNRDKFVVDLNLYECSCRKFQLTGYPCEHAMSCIRKMCLDVKSYVNKCYRKETYVDCYQHVIYPVNEPNLWAQIENDDVLPPVFRKPIGHPKLSQNKTSDEPRNNGPLAKLSRTGQQQKCSYCLALGHNKRIFPRKRKVEDSAKKNNAAPQAKKGAGTTRTLNPSKIPAKTTTQPVTKLQPKRKSNTQVGGSQESQTSSKRPRCSNSASQPQPSTATVTSPSRRTLKFMAKTPPRAWKALG, encoded by the exons ATGATCGGCCTTGATGGATGCTTTATCAAGACTCCATATGGGGGTCAACTTCTAACAGCCATTGGATGGGACCCCAATGATCAGATTTTGCCAATTGCCTATGCTGTTGTTGAAGCAGAGACAAAAGACTCGTGGAGATGGTTTTTGCTGAATCCATGTGATGATTTGGGAGTTGATAAGATCAGATGGTGTACATTCATGAGCGACCAACAAAAG AAAAAGATTCCAGGTGTTCAGCTAAAGATGATGATGCGGAAGGCTGCAAAGGCAACATATCACCAGGAGTGGGAGAAAAGGATGAAGGAGATTCAACTGATTGATCAAAGTGCATATAATCATCTCATGGAGATCCCTGCCAA GTGGGCTGACAACAGACAAAGTATAGTTACATATGCTGGAAAAATTTTgccaaaaataaacaagaaaattgaaaGAGAGTTTGATAAGGGTGGGGAGTGGTTGGCCATATATGCGGGTAGGGACAAGTATGAGGTGTCTAGCAGTCAGGGTAATAGAGACAAATTTGTTGTGGACTTAAACTTATATGAGTGCTCCTGTAGAAAGTTTCAGCTAACAGGTTACCCTTGTGAGCATGCCATGAGTTGCATTAGGAAAATGTGTTTGGATGTTAAGAGTTATGTGAACAAGTGCTATAGGAAAGAGACCTATGTGGACTGCTATCAACATGTAATCTACCCAGTGAATGAACCAAATCTCTGGGCTcagattgagaatgatgatgtgcTACCACCAGTGTTTAGGAAACCAATAGGGCACCCAAAACTAAGCCAGAACAAGACTAGTGATGAGCCACGCAACAATGGACCACTGGCTAAATTATCCAGGACTGGACAACAACAAAAATGTTCCTATTGTTTGGCACTTGGTCACAACAAAAGAATCTTCCCTAGAAAACGTAAGGTGGAGGACTCAGCAAAAAAG AATAATGCAGCTCCACAAGCCAAAAAAGGTGCTGGCACAACTAGGACTCTAAACCCCAGCAAAATCCCAGCCAAGACAACAACACAACCAGTAACAAAACTTCAGccaaagagaaagagcaatacaCAAGTTGGAGGGAGCCAAGAGTCACAAACATCCTCCAAGAGACCTAGATGCAGCAACAGTGCCAGTCAACCCCAGCCATCGACAGCAACAGTCACTAGCCCATCAAGGAGGACCCTGAAGTTCATGGCAAAAACACCACCTAGGGCCTGGAAAGCATTGGGATGA